In Streptomyces sp. HUAS ZL42, the DNA window CCGCACGATGGAACCGAACCTCCATCAGACTGCCCGATCAAACAAGATCACCAAGGGCGGTCACCGAATCCGCCAACAAAGTCCTGAAGGTGAAGGTGTGCGAGGGGGCCCCGGCTGAGATACAACGCCGCGCGCTCATATAAGGTCAATGGCGTTGGCATAAGGAGGTGGCGCACCGTGCCGAAGCCGGTCGTACCCGAGGAGAAGCGGCGCCGGCGCCGGCCCACCAGAAGCGGCACCGTGCTGTCCGAGCGGCTGATCGTGGAGACCGCGCTGCGCATGCTGCGCGAACACGGCAGCGCCGGCCTCACGGCTCGGCGCCTGGGGCTGGCCCTCGACTGCGACCCGAGCACGCTCTACCGCTACTTCCGGGGCATGGACGATCTGACGCTCGCCATCGGCGACGCGCTCATCGGGCGGGCCCTTGACGGCTGGGAGCCGACGGGACAGTGGCGGGCCGACCTGCACGCCATCGGGCTGCGCATCCACGCCGCGTACGTCGCCCACCCGCAGGCGGCCCAGCTGACCGCGAGCCGGGTCACCGGCCGCGCGAACGAACTGGCCGCCGACGAGACCGTCCTGGACGTCCTGCGCACGGCCGGTTTCCCGCTGCCGGACACGGTGCGGCTCTACCACGCCTTCATCGACCAGACCCTGGCCTTCGCCGCGCTCGACGCCGCCTCACTCGCCCTGCCGCGCGCGTCCCTGCGCGCCGACGAGGACATGTGGCGCTCCACCTATGCCCGGCTGCCCGCCACCACGCACCCGAGGATCGCCGAAGCCGCACCCCTGCTGGCGACCCGCATGGTCACCAGCGCCTATCCGACGGCCCTCGAGATGCTGCTGGACAGCGCGGAGGCGCGACTGGCGGCATTGAGTTGACCGGGCCCGTGAGTCCACCGGTTCGCGACCTTCCCACCAGCTCAGTGAGCCCCACCCAGCGCCCGAGCCGCCTCCTCCGCCACCGCCTCGGCCACCACCGCGAGTGCGGGCGAGTCCAGCTTCCACTGCTGCCAGTACAGCGGGACGTCGAGCGCCCGGTCCGGGGCGAGGCCGACGAGACGCCCCGCACGCAGCAGCGGTCCGGCCTGCACCTCGGGCACCATGCCCCAGCCGAGCCCGGCGCACACGGCCTCCAGGAAGCCCTCCGACGTGGGGACGCAGTGCCGTACGGGACTCGCGCCGCCGCGGCCACGGCGCAGCCTGCGCACGAACGCGTCCTGCAGGTCGTCCCGCCGGTCGAAGGTCATCACGGGCGCCTCGGCGAGGGCCTCGCTCAGCGGTCCGCCGAGATACCGTGCGGCGAAGTCCGGGCTCGCGGCGGGGACGTAGCGCAAGGTGCCCAGGGCGCGTACCGAGCACCCGGCCACCGGGTCGGGCGACGAGGTCACCGCGGCCATCACCAGCCCCTCCCGCAGGAGCGCCGCGGTGTGCGCCTCGTCCTCGCGGTGCAGTTCGAAACAGAGCGGTGGCTCCTTCGGGACACGGGTGAGCGCGGGGAGGAACCAAGTGGCCAGCGAGTCGGCGTTGACCGCGACCGTCACCCGGGTCGGTTCCCCGGCGCCGCTCATCCCGAGTTCGGCCCGGGCGTCGCGTTCCAGCCGGGCCAGCTGGCGTGCGAAGCGGACGACGACCTCGCCCGACTCGGTGGGCTGCACCGGCTTCGTACGGACCAGCAGCACCCGCCCGGTGCGCTGTTCCAGCGCCTTCACCCGCTGGCTGACCGCGGACGGCGTCACGTGCAGCGCGGCGGCGGCGGCGTCGAACGTGCCCTCGTCGACCACCGCGAGCAGGGTCCGTACCTGGTCGAGCGGAAGTTCATCCATCACAACAGCTAATGATAGTTAAGAATCTTTAGCTGTACTCCAGGTGCTCGCTTCTCTAGCGTCGAAGCCATGCCCCAAGCCCTCACCGCCGCGGTTGCCGGATTCGGTACCGGCCTCTCGCTCATCATCGCCATCGGCGCCCAGAACGCCTTCGTCCTGCGCCAGGGGATCCGCCGCGACGCGGTCCTCGCCGTCGTCGGCATCTGCGCCCTGTCCGACGCCCTCCTCATCGCCCTCGGAGTGGGCGGTGTCGGCGCGGTGGTGGTGGCGTGGCCGGGGGCGCTGACCGCGGTCGGCTGGATCGGCGGCGCCTTCCTGCTCTGCTACGGCGCCCTCGCCGCCCGTCGGGTCCTCAAGCCCGCGGGCGCCCTCCACGCCGAGGGCGAGGCGGCGGGTTCACGCCGGCGCGCCGTGCTCACCTGCCTGGCCATAACGTGGCTCAATCCGCACGTCTACCTCGACACCGTCTTCCTGCTCGGCTCGATCGCCGCCGACCGCGGCCCGCTGCGCTGGACCTTCGGACTCGGCGCCGCGCTCGCGAGCCTGTGCTGGTTCGCCGCGCTCGGCTTCGGCGCCCGGCTGCTCAGCCGCTTCCTGGCCAGGCCGGCGGCCTGGCGGGTCCTGGACGGCCTGGTCGCCGCCACGATGATCGCCCTGGGCGGGGCCCTCGTCGCCGGAACCTGAGACCGCGGATCCGTGGGTGACGGCCTGTGCTGCGACAGTGAACCCTGACTCCGAAGGATGCAACGACCAACCAGGAAGCCCGTGGACACGAGCGAGAGCAGCACCGAACCGCAGACCGAGGCCGCGCCGGGACCGTACAAGCCGTCCCGGCGCGGCTGGCGCCGCTGGGCCATGGACACCCGCCCTCTGCGCCGCCCTGCCTACCGCAGGCTGTGGTCGTCGACCATCGTGACGGCGGTCGGCAGCCAGCTCACCGCCGTCGCCGTGCCCAAGCAGATCTACGACATCACCGGCTCCTCCGCCTGGGTCGGCTACGCCGGGTTCGCGGGTCTCGTGCCGATGGTGCTGTTCGCGCTGTGGGGCGGAGCGGTCGCCGACACCGTGGACCGCCGCAGGCTGCTGCTGATCACCAACAGCGGGATCGCGGTCACCTCGGTGCTCTTCTGGCTGCAGGCCGCAAGCGGGCTCGACTCGGTCGGCGTCCTGATCGTGCTGCTCGCCGTGCAGCAGGCGTTCTTCGGCCTCAACTCGCCCGCCCGCAACGCGTCCATCGCCCGCCTGGTTCCCGAGGAGGAACTCCCCGCCGCCAACGCCCTCGGCTCGACCGTCATGCAGACCGGGCTGGTCGCCGGACCGCTGCTCGCCGGGGCCCTCATCCCGGTCGTCGGCCTGCCCGAGCTGTACCTCATCGACGCCCTGGCCCTGTGCGTCACCGTGTGGGCGGTAGTGCGGCTGCCCTCGCTGCCGCCGCTGACCACCACGGCGGCACGCCGCGCCGGGATACGGCAGATCGCGGAGGGCTTCCGCTACATCTCCCGCCACAAGGTGCTGTTGCTGTCCTTCCTCGCCGACATCATCGCCATGGTCTTCGGCATGCCGCGCGCCCTGTTCCCGCAACTCGCCGCGCAGACATACGCGTCGTACGGCGAAGGGCTCGCCCTCGGCCTGCTGTTCGCCGCGATACCCATCGGCGCGGTCCTCGGCGGGGTGTTCTCCGGCACGTTCTCGCGGGCCCGGCGGCACGGCTGGATGGTGATCGGCGCGGTCGTCGCCTGGGGCGCGGCGATCGCGGGGTTCGGGCTGAGCCGCAGCCTGTGGTTCGCGGTGGCGTTCCTGGCCACCGCCGGGGTCGCCGACATGGTGTCCATGGTCTTCCGCGGGGCGATCCTGCTGTCCGCCGCCACCGACGAGATGCGCGGCCGCATGCAGGGCGTCTTCACCGTCGTCGTCGCCGGCGGCCCGCGCCTCGCCGACGTGCTGCACGGCACGGCAGGCTCGGCCTTCGGCCCCCGCGCGGCCGTCTCGGGCGGCGGCCTGCTGGTCGTCGCGCTCATGCTGGGCCTGGCCGCTGCGGTCCCGGCACTGCGCCGCTACCGCGTCTGACGCCCTCAGAGGGCCCCGCGGCGATGGACCCCGTACTGCTCCATCAGCCTGACCCGGGTCGTCTCCAGCCGGTGCGCGAGGATCTCGGCCACGATCCGCACCAGCGACAGCCCGAGCGCCGGATCCTCCTCGCACAGCTTGAGCACCGGCTGCGCGCTGAACTCGTAGGCGCGTACCGGGCTGAAGGCCTCCGCTCCGAAGTCCCACTGGTACGGCGGGAACAGCCAGGACCAGCCGAGCATGTCGCCGGCGCCCAGGCTGGCGACGGTCACCTTCTGGAGCGACGTCACGCGCTGGTCGAGGGAGACGGCGCCCGAGCGGATGACCCAGAAGCGGTCGGCCGTGCCGCCCGCTTCGAAGATGCGGGTGTCCTCGGGGAAGGACACCTCCCGGGCGAGCGCCATCAGGCGCTGACGCTGGGGCGGGGGAAGGGCGGTCAGCAGTTTCGTCGCTTTGGTCATGGCGCAGGGCTCCTCGCCGGGATCGGTTCCGGTGCTTTCCCTACGCCCATTTCAGCCGCTGCCGGCGCACAGAGCACCTTGGCGGAGGCAAGGAGCTCGAAGACATGAAAAAGCCCTGGCTGGACGGGGGAAGCCAGCCAGGGCCGTAAGCGGTGGCGCATGGGGGACGGATACGGTCGACCCCGTGACCACGTATGAATGAACGCTAAACCATCTACGAGGATTTCGCGTACCCGTAACCGGGTCAAGTGACCGGTTTCACTTCGGCTGCATGGCGACCACCCGCACGGTCTCCAGCTCGGGGTCACTGGGGTCGGGCAGATACATTCCCGCGGCCAGCCCCGTGCGCAGATACCGCAGTACCGGTTCGGTCAGGCGCTCGCCGGGGAGCACGGCCGGGATGCCGGGGGGATACGGAGTGATCATCTCCGCCGCGACCCGACCGGCCGCCTCGGCCACCGGTACGTCCTCGGTGGGCCCGAAGAACGCGTCACGGGGCAGGCGGGCCTGCGACAGGCGCAGATCGGCGGGCGAGGGCACGTCGACCCGCGCTGCCGGACGCAGCTCGGGCGCCGCCTGCGCGAGGGCCTTGAGGGCGGCGAGCAGTTCGCCGGTCGTCTCGTGGTCGTCGCCGTGCGTGATCTGCGCGCCGATGCGGCGGTGGTCGGCCAGATGGGTGTCCAGGCCCCGCTGCTCCCGCAGCCAGTCGGCGGCCCGGTACCCCGTGATCCCCAGCCCGCTGATGTCGATGACGACCGGCAGCGGATCGAAGTCGTCGGCCAGCCCCGGCCCGCAGAAGTCGTCCCGGCCGTTGACGTGCATCCCGTCGATCTCCTCGACGGCGGCACGGACTTCGGCCGCGAGGTCCAGCGCCGCGCCCATGATCCGCTTCCCGTACAGGGCCATCTGGCGGCGCCAGCCGTCGAGCCCGGCGTAGATCAGCACCGACGGGCTGGTGGTGCCGAGCAGATCGGCCCGCATCCTCAACAGCTCAGGCGGTACGAGTCCGCCGCGCAGGTGGAAGACGGAGCCCTGCTCCAGGCCGCTGCCCATCTTGTGGATGCTCGTCACACAGATGTCGGCGCCCGCGTCCATCGCCCAGGTCGGCAGATCGGGGTGGAACGGCAGATGCGCGCCCCACGCCTCGTCCACGATCAGCGGCAGCGAGCGCCGGTGGCAGACCTCGGCGATCGCCCGCAGACCGGCGCAACTGCCGTACGGCGTCGGACTGGTGACCAGTGCGCCCTTCGCGTCGGGACAGGCGGCGAAGGTCCGCTCGAACTCCTCGGCGGACGGCGGATGTGCGAGATGCCGCTCGGGGTCCCACCGCGGCTCGACCCAGACCGGCTCGATGCCGGACAGGATCAGGCCCGACACGACGGACTTGTGGGAGTCCCGTCCGATCAGCAGCCGCTCGTGCGGACCGGCGACGGCGAGCATCGCCGCCTTCACCGACAGGGAACTGCCGCAGGTGGTGAAGAACGTGTGCTCGGCGTGCACGGCATCGGCCATCAGCTCCTCGGCCCGCTCCAGGACCCTTCCCCGGGTGAGCCGGTCGTCGAGACCGCCCGACGCCAGGACGTCACCGAGGAAGACCGCGTCACCGAGCACCTCACGCACGGCGGAATCCGCGCCGCGGGCCTGTTTGTGCCCCGGCGGCGTGAACGACAGGCGCCCCCTGCGCCGGTAGTCGGACAGGGCTTCCAGAACCGGTGCTCCCAAGTGATCGACGGCCATGCGTCCCGAGTGCCCCCGACCGCGACCGCCAATCCGGCCCGGGTCGGGGGTCTCACGCGCGCTTGCCGGGCGTCAGGATCTCGTCCAGCACCCTGAGCACCGCCTCGTAGGCCAGGACGCGTACGTTCGCGTCACGGGCCCCGTCGGGATCGGTGGGGCGCAGCGCGTCGCTGCGCGACCGCCACGTCCGCTCCTCCTCCTCGGCGCAGGTCCTCGCGCGCTGCATGCGCCGCAGCAGTTCGTCCGAGTCCACGACATCGGTCATGTACTCCACGTACCCCGGGCAGGAGCATCGATGACAGGCGCTGATCCCTGCGCCCGGCATGTTTGGCCGGGACGTCCAGAGGTGAGCCGAACAGTAGAGGGCCGCCCGGGCCGTGCGGGTTGCGGTCACGGCTCGGGGCGGCGGCAGGGCCGAGAAGCGAACGCGCCGAGGCGCGCCCGACCGCCTTCTCGACCGGTCAGCGAGCCAGGGAGCGAAAGGATGCGTGCCCAGGACCGGACCAGGCCCCTCAGTGAGGCCGTCGGCACAGACCTGCGCGAGAGGCTGGGCCCGTGTCGCCCGGCCGACGTCCGAGGGGCCGTACGGCGTGTGGTGGCCCGCCGGTGCCTGCGCACCGGATCACTCTGCGACGAGGCCGCCCTCTCGGACGCGTTGCTCGTCGCCTCGGAACTGACGACCAACGCGATCCTCCACGGCGGCGGCATCACGGCGATCGACGTCGAGGCCACCATGGGGACCGGCGTGCGCGTCGCCGTCAGCGATCGCAGCAATCTGCCCCCTGTCCTCCAGCCTGCCGTCGACGCCCATGGGCGCCGACGTACCGGGGGCCGCGGATGGCCGATCGTCTGCCGCCTGTCGCGGGAGGTACGGGTGGCGGAACTGCCCTCGGGCGGCAAACGCATCACGGCCGTGGTGCCCGTGTTCTGATCCCGAACCGTTCCTAATCAGTGAGCAGGAGTGAGTCTTGGACCCATACCTGGTCACTGCGGACACCCCGAACGGTTTTGGATGTCCTGGTTGCCCGCGTACTCGCCGCGTCCGGCGGCACGGATCGTGTCCGTGGTCCGGGGATGCGGGGGCGGGGTCCCTCACGCCCAGGGGCACACCGGTCGGCCTGGATGGTCCGATGCCCGTGCACATCGCTCTGGTGTGCACGGGGCGGTGTCGTCCGTCGCCGGATCGGGTGTCCCTGGGCGCGTCGTCCGATCGCGATGCTCGCTGCATCGTGCCGGGTGGTCTTACGGGTGGGGCCGGCCATCGGCTTTTGCCAGTGCTGGGCGCCCCACTTGCTGGTGTAGGCCGGGTCCACCGCGATGATCGCGATACCTGTGGCGTCGGCCATGGAGGTCAGCCGGGCGCGGAGCTTGCCGGTCGGCATGCCGGAGATGAGCTGCCGGAATCGGCGCTTGCGCCCGTGCTTCTCTCTGGTTTTCTCGGTCTGGAAGTCGAGGTCTTCGACCGCGATGGCCTTGACGCCGCAGGTCTTGGCCCAGTTCAGCAGCCGCGTGAGGGCGTGCCGTACCTGGGCGTCGCGGTGCTGGGCGCCTTGAGACAGGTCGAAGAAGAACCGGCGCGGCCGGCCAGCCGGGTTACCGTGAGTGTCGAGGCGCCATGCGGCGAGGTGGTCGGCGTTGGTGTCCACGCCGATCACGCCGTTGGCGAGGGCGGCTTCGAGTGGGATGGTCTTGGTGGGAGGGATCTGCCAGGAGGCGTCCACGTACCAGCGCCCGCGTCCCGTGTCGTAGTGGATGCGGTAGGCCACGGCCCGGTTGGCCTCCACGCGGTCGGCCCACTCCTTCCCCCGGTGGGGGAACCGCGCCGTTCCAGCGAGTACGTACCGGCCGTGCTTGGCGTTCGCCAGGTCGCAGAGCCGGGCCGGGAGCTTGATCGACACTTCGCCCTCGGGCGTGATGCGGATCGTCTCGTTGCCGAACCTTTTCCCCGACTCGCCGTCCGCCTGGAGGAACCAGCGCCCCGCTGCCCACCGCTCACGCCACTCGGCCTCGGTGAGCTGCGCCTTGTCGAGGTTGTTACGGGTGCCCAGCAGACGTTTACCGCCACGCACGACGTGCACCCGGCCCGCTTCCCGGTCGGCCCGAACCCGGTCGAGCCGGTCCTCCAGCACATGCAGGCGGCGCGCTTTGTTAAACCACTCGTGCGCGGAGCTGTAGCCGCCCGGAGTCCGCTTGGTGCCCTTCTGTCCGACCGGCAGCGACAGCCGGTGCCGGATCGTCGTGATACCGGCTTGGAGGGACTGGAGTTGCGCGGCCTGGCCGCGCCGGGCGAGCGCCCACTGGTCATGCGTGGCCTTCGTGATCGACCCGGCCCACCTGGACGACGACTCGGCCGTCAGGTCCCGCTTACGGACCGCCCATGACTCGGTGGAGTGCTCCAAACCGTCGGTGCAACGCGCTTTGAGGTCCTTCGAGGCGAGCGAGCCCAGGTGCGCCCCCACCAGGCGCAGAACCTTCTCATCCGCGGGTGTGAGGTCCCCCAGCCGGGTACGTACCGCCACACCGGACGGGCCGAGAGCGACGAACGGCGCGGCGATCGGGCGGAGGTCAGCCATGTTCGGCCGCTTCCAGTGCCTTGCGGGCGCGGTTCTTCGCCGACCTGCGCCCGTACAGACGGGCGCACAACGACGTCAGTACCTCCACCATGTCCCGCACCAGGTCGTCTTCGACCTCGCCGTCGTCCACCACCAGCAGGCGACGGCCCGTCGCGGACAAGGCGGCCTCGACAAGTTCGACGTTCATCCGGCCGAGCCGGCCCTTATGCTCCACCACCACGGTGGTCACGTTCGGGTCGGCCAGCAGACGTCGAGCCTTCGAACGGCAGCCGTTCATCCCGGAAGCGATCTCCGCCTCAACACGAACGACTCGGTGACCGGCGTTCACCGCCCACGCCGACAGCCGAGCGACCTGGCGTTCCAGATCGGTCTTCTGATCGTGCGAGGACACGCGGGCATACAGGCCCAGACCACCGATGGCCTCGGGCGTGGTGTTCGCGTCGATGTTCACCAGGATCGTGCGCGGCCCGACCCGCTGAGCCGGTACCGGCAACGTCCCCTCACGGAACCAGCGATACGCGGTCTGCGGATGCACGCCCTGCGTCTTCGCCCATTCCGTCAGATTCACAGCCTGACAACGACACTCACTCACACATGGTTACGCTCACTTACCCGACTTCGCGGACCAGCAGGTGGAGACCCCGTCCGCGGCGTCTGACGGGCGTTTCCCGGGGAACACGGGACGAATGAACGAATCCGAGCTGCCCCCCGGCGGACGGCCCGTAGACGTTTACCTCGACCTCCTGCGGATCCGGATGGACTCGGAGGACTACGGGCTTTTGCTGAGTGTCGTCGAACCGGCCCTCCGGGCGATCGACGAACAACGCCTGGCCACCCTCGACGTCGTGCTGAACCCCGAGCGTACGAAGGGTCTGCCGCAGGACATCCGCGACGAGGCGGCCCTCGTGATCGCGACCGCGATCACCGGTCGGCTGGACAACGAGGTGGTCGAGATCGACGTCGAGGAGACCGGTCCGGTCAGGGTGGTGACCGACTCGGTCACCGCGTCCGACCCGGAGCGCCTCGCCGAGATCGCCGACCACATCCGCCGTCGCAACCGGGAGACCGAGGAGCTGCGCGGCATCGCCGAAGCGAGCGATCTGCCGACGGATTTCTGATCCGCGGGCGACCCTCCCGGGGTCATGTGCGGGGCGCGGTCACGGGGACCCTCAGCGGCCGTGCCGGGCCGACCGCCCCTCGTCCAGGCGCTGCAGATGACGCAGCACGCGGTCGGTGATCCTGCCGTACCGCGGTGTGCCGGCCACGTCGTGCTCGAGGAGCGAGGCGATGCTCGGCCCCGTGACGACCTCGGCGCTGCTGTGCTCGTCGGTGACGCGCGCGGCGATCGCCCTGATGCTGCGGACGATGCGCTGCCCGCGCCCCGCAGCCGCGGGTCCGCCGCGATCGACGGGTGCGTCGGCGGCAGCTCGGCGGCGGCCGCCAGGGACCGCGCGTGGTAGGCGCAGGTACCCGGGAGGGGGGTGAGGGGCTGCGTGGCGGCGCTCGGATCGGCCAGCGCCTCGTCCAGGGCACGGGCAGGCCCAGCAGATCGCCCGCAGGGCCGCCGCTGAGCCCCTCGACGGCGGCATGGGTGCCGTCGACCAGCCGATCCAGCGCGGTCGTCAGGGGGTCGTTGGTGCGGCGGTCCGTCGGCACGGGCAGGACCAGTTCTGCCCCGCGACGACCCCGCAGGCGGCGGCCGGCGCGGGACCATCGCGAAACGTGCCACGGCGCTGCAGCCGAACGCCACGGCCACGGCGCCGCAGAAGCGGGGCAGGGCCGCGACCGTGACCCGGACGAACAGCGCCAGGTAGTAGACCGGGAAGGCGATCGGCCCGAGCAGCCGGTCGAGCACGGTCGTCAGAGGGTCGTTGGTGCGGCGGTCCGTCGGCACGGGCAGGACCAGTGCCGCCCCGCGACGATCCCGCAGGCGGCGGCCGGCGCGGGACCATCGCGAAACGTGCCACGGCGCTGCAGCCGAACGCCACGGCCACGGCGCCGCAGAAGCGGGGCAGGGCCGCGACCGTGACCCGGACGAACAGCGCCAGGTAGTAGACCGGGAAGGCGATCGGCCCGAGCGCGGTGCCGGGCCGCCGAACCGGCGGCCGTAGAAGGGGGCGGACGATGGCCGCCGGCGCCCCCGCCACCAGATGGGCCCGCAGCAGTGAGACCCCCGCCGGCGCCAGCCCGATGGCGCTCACCGTGCGCGGCCCGGCGGCGAGCCGCGGCAGCCCCGGCTCGGACGCCCGACACGATCTCGCGGCCGTGCCGCGGTCACTCCCCCACCCGCTCCCGCACTTGTTCGGGCGTCAGGTAGGTGTCGGTGTACTCGAAGTCCTTGAGCTTGGCGGGCCTGCGGGCCTGGAAGCCGGTGCGTACGAAATCGTCGCCGGCGAGCGCGTTGAGCGTCCAGTTCGTCAGGACACGGACCTTGGCGACGTTGGTGCGCAGCGCAGACCAGTGGTAGCCGCGGGCCACGACCTGGGCGGGCAGACCGTGCAGTTCGACGCCGAGCGGCTTGGAGACGGCGTCGCGCCCGCCCAGGTCGACGACCAGACCCAGGTCCTTGTGGACGTAGG includes these proteins:
- a CDS encoding IS200/IS605 family accessory protein TnpB-related protein, with amino-acid sequence MADLRPIAAPFVALGPSGVAVRTRLGDLTPADEKVLRLVGAHLGSLASKDLKARCTDGLEHSTESWAVRKRDLTAESSSRWAGSITKATHDQWALARRGQAAQLQSLQAGITTIRHRLSLPVGQKGTKRTPGGYSSAHEWFNKARRLHVLEDRLDRVRADREAGRVHVVRGGKRLLGTRNNLDKAQLTEAEWRERWAAGRWFLQADGESGKRFGNETIRITPEGEVSIKLPARLCDLANAKHGRYVLAGTARFPHRGKEWADRVEANRAVAYRIHYDTGRGRWYVDASWQIPPTKTIPLEAALANGVIGVDTNADHLAAWRLDTHGNPAGRPRRFFFDLSQGAQHRDAQVRHALTRLLNWAKTCGVKAIAVEDLDFQTEKTREKHGRKRRFRQLISGMPTGKLRARLTSMADATGIAIIAVDPAYTSKWGAQHWQKPMAGPTRKTTRHDAASIAIGRRAQGHPIRRRTTPPRAHQSDVHGHRTIQADRCAPGREGPRPRIPGPRTRSVPPDAASTRATRTSKTVRGVRSDQVWVQDSLLLTD
- a CDS encoding LysR family transcriptional regulator ArgP, with product MDELPLDQVRTLLAVVDEGTFDAAAAALHVTPSAVSQRVKALEQRTGRVLLVRTKPVQPTESGEVVVRFARQLARLERDARAELGMSGAGEPTRVTVAVNADSLATWFLPALTRVPKEPPLCFELHREDEAHTAALLREGLVMAAVTSSPDPVAGCSVRALGTLRYVPAASPDFAARYLGGPLSEALAEAPVMTFDRRDDLQDAFVRRLRRGRGGASPVRHCVPTSEGFLEAVCAGLGWGMVPEVQAGPLLRAGRLVGLAPDRALDVPLYWQQWKLDSPALAVVAEAVAEEAARALGGAH
- a CDS encoding MFS transporter yields the protein MDTSESSTEPQTEAAPGPYKPSRRGWRRWAMDTRPLRRPAYRRLWSSTIVTAVGSQLTAVAVPKQIYDITGSSAWVGYAGFAGLVPMVLFALWGGAVADTVDRRRLLLITNSGIAVTSVLFWLQAASGLDSVGVLIVLLAVQQAFFGLNSPARNASIARLVPEEELPAANALGSTVMQTGLVAGPLLAGALIPVVGLPELYLIDALALCVTVWAVVRLPSLPPLTTTAARRAGIRQIAEGFRYISRHKVLLLSFLADIIAMVFGMPRALFPQLAAQTYASYGEGLALGLLFAAIPIGAVLGGVFSGTFSRARRHGWMVIGAVVAWGAAIAGFGLSRSLWFAVAFLATAGVADMVSMVFRGAILLSAATDEMRGRMQGVFTVVVAGGPRLADVLHGTAGSAFGPRAAVSGGGLLVVALMLGLAAAVPALRRYRV
- a CDS encoding aminotransferase class I/II-fold pyridoxal phosphate-dependent enzyme is translated as MAVDHLGAPVLEALSDYRRRGRLSFTPPGHKQARGADSAVREVLGDAVFLGDVLASGGLDDRLTRGRVLERAEELMADAVHAEHTFFTTCGSSLSVKAAMLAVAGPHERLLIGRDSHKSVVSGLILSGIEPVWVEPRWDPERHLAHPPSAEEFERTFAACPDAKGALVTSPTPYGSCAGLRAIAEVCHRRSLPLIVDEAWGAHLPFHPDLPTWAMDAGADICVTSIHKMGSGLEQGSVFHLRGGLVPPELLRMRADLLGTTSPSVLIYAGLDGWRRQMALYGKRIMGAALDLAAEVRAAVEEIDGMHVNGRDDFCGPGLADDFDPLPVVIDISGLGITGYRAADWLREQRGLDTHLADHRRIGAQITHGDDHETTGELLAALKALAQAAPELRPAARVDVPSPADLRLSQARLPRDAFFGPTEDVPVAEAAGRVAAEMITPYPPGIPAVLPGERLTEPVLRYLRTGLAAGMYLPDPSDPELETVRVVAMQPK
- a CDS encoding cyclic nucleotide-binding domain-containing protein, translated to MTKATKLLTALPPPQRQRLMALAREVSFPEDTRIFEAGGTADRFWVIRSGAVSLDQRVTSLQKVTVASLGAGDMLGWSWLFPPYQWDFGAEAFSPVRAYEFSAQPVLKLCEEDPALGLSLVRIVAEILAHRLETTRVRLMEQYGVHRRGAL
- a CDS encoding TetR/AcrR family transcriptional regulator; this encodes MPKPVVPEEKRRRRRPTRSGTVLSERLIVETALRMLREHGSAGLTARRLGLALDCDPSTLYRYFRGMDDLTLAIGDALIGRALDGWEPTGQWRADLHAIGLRIHAAYVAHPQAAQLTASRVTGRANELAADETVLDVLRTAGFPLPDTVRLYHAFIDQTLAFAALDAASLALPRASLRADEDMWRSTYARLPATTHPRIAEAAPLLATRMVTSAYPTALEMLLDSAEARLAALS
- a CDS encoding LysE/ArgO family amino acid transporter, coding for MPQALTAAVAGFGTGLSLIIAIGAQNAFVLRQGIRRDAVLAVVGICALSDALLIALGVGGVGAVVVAWPGALTAVGWIGGAFLLCYGALAARRVLKPAGALHAEGEAAGSRRRAVLTCLAITWLNPHVYLDTVFLLGSIAADRGPLRWTFGLGAALASLCWFAALGFGARLLSRFLARPAAWRVLDGLVAATMIALGGALVAGT
- a CDS encoding ATP-binding protein, with translation MRAQDRTRPLSEAVGTDLRERLGPCRPADVRGAVRRVVARRCLRTGSLCDEAALSDALLVASELTTNAILHGGGITAIDVEATMGTGVRVAVSDRSNLPPVLQPAVDAHGRRRTGGRGWPIVCRLSREVRVAELPSGGKRITAVVPVF
- a CDS encoding IS607 family transposase, translating into MNLTEWAKTQGVHPQTAYRWFREGTLPVPAQRVGPRTILVNIDANTTPEAIGGLGLYARVSSHDQKTDLERQVARLSAWAVNAGHRVVRVEAEIASGMNGCRSKARRLLADPNVTTVVVEHKGRLGRMNVELVEAALSATGRRLLVVDDGEVEDDLVRDMVEVLTSLCARLYGRRSAKNRARKALEAAEHG